The Glycine soja cultivar W05 chromosome 6, ASM419377v2, whole genome shotgun sequence genome has a window encoding:
- the LOC114416908 gene encoding receptor-like protein kinase THESEUS 1 isoform X2: MVKVELIKLVPYVGVVVFLGRTFVPDSQHSSLVMKTGNSVVASSNSSSAPLPIYQSARVFTEKASYRFEIQQEGRHWVRLYFSPIPNSAHNLTSASLTVVTDDFVLLSNFTFRKFNGSYMFKEYAINVTSDTLVVTFIPSNGSVAFVNAIEVVSMPNELFVDQALAVNPPAPFSGLSELALETVYRLNMGGPLITAQNDTLGRTWVNDRKYLHVNSSVLNVSVNPSSIKYPVAVTPETAPNWVYATAEAMGDANVNDPNFNITWVFNVDPNFSYFIRVHFCDIMSKSLNTLVFNVFVNSDTAVQSLDISSITNDLAVPYYRDFVANASADLCTLTVSVGPDTVADFPNATMNGLEIMKISNALKSLDGLYSVDNLLPSSHSKKNMVGVIVGSAVGALAVVAMVGLCYCCFVRCKSESSPQQGHSWLPLPLYGNSLTMTKNSTISQKSGTASCISLASSNLGRFFSFQEILDATNKFDEKLLLGVGGFGRVYKGTLEDGTNVAVKRGNPRSEQGLAEFRTEIEMLSKLRHRHLVSLIGYCDERSEMILVYEYMANGPLRSHLYGTDLPPLSWKQRLEICIGAARGLHYLHTGAAQSIIHRDVKTTNILLDENFVAKVADFGLSKTGPSLDQTHVSTAVKGSFGYLDPEYFRRQQLTEKSDVYSFGVVLMEVLCTRPALNPVLPREQVNIAEWAMTWQKKGMLDQIMDQNLVGKVNPASLKKFGETAEKCLAEHGVDRPSMGDVLWNLEYALQLQETSSALMEPEDNSTNHITGIQLTPLDHFDNSVSMIDGGNSCTDDDTEDVATSAVFSQLVNPRGR; the protein is encoded by the exons ATGGTGAAGGTGGAGCTCATAAAATTGGTTCCCTATGTTGGGGTTGTTGTTTTTCTAG GTCGCACTTTTGTTCCTGATTCACAGCATTCTTCACTTGTGATGAAAACTGGGAATTCTGTTGTTGCAAGTTCCAATTCTAGCAGTGCCCCTCTTCCTATTTACCAATCGGCTCGGGTTTTCACCGAGAAAGCTTCTTATAGGTTTGAAATTCAGCAAGAGGGTAGACACTGGGTTAGGCTATACTTTTCCCCTATTCCAAACTCTGCCCACAACTTGACTTCAGCTTCTTTAACAGTGGTTACTGATGATTTTGTACTCTTGAGCAACTTCACCTTTAGGAAATTCAATGGTTCTTATATGTTCAAGGAGTATGCAATCAATGTTACCTCTGATACATTGGTTGTCACCTTCATTCCTTCGAATGGTTCAGTGGCCTTTGTCAATGCAATTGAAGTCGTGTCAATGCCGAATGAGTTGTTTGTTGATCAGGCACTGGCTGTTAACCCACCAGCACCGTTCAGTGGACTTTCTGAACTTGCCTTGGAAACTGTTTATCGTTTGAACATGGGGGGTCCTTTGATTACTGCCCAAAATGACACTCTGGGTAGGACTTGGGTGAATGATAGGAAATACCTTCATGTGAACAGCTCGGTCCTTAATGTTTCGGTGAATCCTTCGAGCATTAAGTATCCGGTGGCTGTTACACCCGAGACAGCCCCTAATTGGGTCTATGCCACTGCTGAAGCAATGGGGGATGCTAATGTAAATGATCCAAATTTCAACATTACCTGGGTCTTCAATGTGGATCCAAACTTCTCCTATTTCATCCGGGTGCACTTCTGTGATATTATGAGCAAGTCACTCAACACTTTAGTGTTCAATGTGTTCGTAAATTCTGACACCGCTGTTCAAAGCCTTGACATCTCATCCATAACTAATGACTTGGCTGTGCCGTACTACAGGGACTTTGTTGCCAATGCCTCGGCAGACTTGTGCACTTTGACTGTGAGTGTTGGTCCAGATACTGTAGCAGACTTCCCAAATGCAACTATGAATGGATTGGAGATAATGAAGATCAGCAATGCATTGAAGAGCTTGGATGGGCTTTATTCAGTTGACAATCTTCTTCCAAGTTCACATTCTAAGAAAAACATGGTAGGGGTAATAGTTGGTTCTGCTGTTGGAGCTCTAGCTGTTGTAGCAATGGTTGGTTTGTGTTATTGCTGTTTCGTGAGATGCAAATCCGAGTCATCCCCTCAACAGGGCCATTCATGGCTGCCTTTACCCCTTTATGGAAACTCTCTCACCATGAcaaaaaattcaacaatttcACAGAAGAGTGGAACTGCAAGCTGCATTTCTTTAGCTTCATCAAATCTTGGACGATTCTTCAGTTTCCAAGAAATCCTAGATGCTACCAACAAATTTGATGAGAAGCTACTTCTTGGTGTCGGTGGTTTTGGAAGGGTTTACAAGGGAACACTTGAAGATGGGACCAATGTGGCTGTTAAAAGGGGTAACCCGAGATCCGAGCAAGGGCTTGCTGAATTCCGGACAGAAATTGAAATGTTATCTAAGCTTCGCCACCGTCATCTTGTGTCCCTCATTGGTTATTGTGATGAGAGGTCAGAAATGATTCTTGTGTATGAATACATGGCTAATGGACCCCTCCGGAGTCATTTGTATGGTACAGACCTGCCGCCTCTGTCATGGAAGCAGCGGCTTGAGATTTGCATTGGAGCAGCAAGAGGCCTTCATTATCTCCACACTGGTGCAGCTCAAAGCATTATTCATCGAGATGTAAAGACAACAAATATCCTGTTAGATGAGAACTTTGTTGCTAAAGTTGCTGATTTTGGCCTCTCCAAGACTGGTCCTTCTCTTGATCAAACCCATGTGAGCACTGCTGTTAAGGGTAGTTTTGGTTATCTTGATCCTGAATACTTCAGAAGGCAACAGCTTACTGAGAAATCAGATGTGTATTCATTTGGGGTGGTGTTAATGGAAGTGTTATGCACAAGACCAGCCTTGAACCCTGTCCTTCCAAGGGAGCAGGTTAACATAGCTGAGTGGGCAATGACCTGGCAGAAAAAGGGTATGCTTGATCAAATCATGGATCAAAATCTTGTTGGCAAGGTGAATCCTGCTTCCCTTAAGAAGTTTGGGGAGACAGCCGAGAAGTGCTTGGCTGAGCATGGCGTGGACCGGCCGTCAATGGGAGATGTTTTGTGGAATCTTGAATATGCATTGCAGCTTCAGGAGACCTCTTCGGCCCTTATGGAGCCTGAAGATAACAGCACAAACCACATCACTGGAATTCAGTTGACACCCCTTGACCATTTTGATAACAGTGTGAGTATGATTGATGGGGGCAACTCTTGCACTGATGATGATACGGAAGATGTTGCCACAAGTGCAGTGTTCTCACAATTGGTAAATCCTCGCGGAAGATAA
- the LOC114416909 gene encoding zinc finger MYM-type protein 1-like, with the protein MRRFLVDRASIENVNVVQQEAELEPPPNVVNEFNPNEIVRDPGHRKQINEYAPDIQDQVRRAYILKGPMQPHLPSFPRTPFGSVSRAFSKSWYKNYTWLEYSEIKDAAYCFYCFLFKQPRRAEHFGFEVFTKSGYRDWKHASQGLKDHVGSHNSLHNSCVKHYDDYNNQRQSVTSKFAKATKESEELYKIRLTCSLDCSRYLIAQGMAFRGHDESSTSLNKGNFREMVDWVKSQNEQVRDAFDRGGKNCTMTCGDIQKELATCCAHEVTKVIMEELGDRQFSVLIDESRDISVKEQMAVMLRFLNDKGNVVERFIALHHVTDTSSKSLKDVLYGILDKYTLSISRIRGQGYDGASNMRGEFNGLQRKILDENPYAFYVHCYAHRLQLVVVSVTSSCSSIHDFFEYITLIVNTTSASCKRRDALTEAQHKDILNKLESGEISRGRGLHQSSSLTRPGDTRWSSHHTTLLRLDQMWSSVLKVLSMVDEDGRGPSQAAGLIEKMESFKFAFILRLMLKLFGITNELSNILQRKDLNIVNVMELVDVVKARLGTMRESGWNNFFADVQGFCVAKSILVPNMDDEIPVRGRSRAEGRTITNLHHYRAEIFYVAIDKICVEMDHRFSEGSNIILDCFSCLDPKNSFSKFDVDKLARLADIYHADFSDDDRGTIRDQLETYVLQVRRNVSLSTCEDVQSLAMKMVQTEKHVVFPLVYKLIELALILSVSTASVERAFSAMKIIKSKLRNKINDVWFNDLMVCYTEREIFKSLDDIDIIRTFTAKKSRKGHLPRNFI; encoded by the exons ATGAGGAGATTTTTGGTTGATAGAGCAAGTATTGAGAATGTGAATGTTGTACAACAAGAAGCCGAATTAGAACCGCCACCTAATGTGGTTAATGAGTTTAACCCAAATGAGATTGTGCGTGATCCAGGTCATAGGAAACAAATTAATGAGTATGCTCCGGATATTCAAGATCAAGTGAGGAGGGCATATATATTGAAGGGTCCAATGCAACCACATTTGCCAAGCTTTCCTCGTACTCCATTTGGAAGTGTTTCTAGAGCATTTAGTAAATCATGGTATAAGAATTACACATGGTTAGAATACAGTGAGATCAAGGATGCAGCTTATTGTTTTTATTGCTTTCTCTTTAAGCAACCCAGGAGGGCCGAACACTTTGGTTTTGAAGTCTTCACTAAAAGCGGATATAGAGATTGGAAGCATGCATCTCAAGGCTTGAAAGATCATGTTGGTAGTCATAATAGTTTGCACAACTCATGTGTCAAGCACTACGATGATTATAATAATCAAAGACAAAGTGTGACAAGTAAGTTTGCTAAAGCAACCAAGGAATCAGAAGAATTGTATAAGATTCGTTTGACTTGTTCTTTAGATTGTTCAAGATATCTCATAGCACAAGGCATGGCTTTCCGTGGCCATGATGAATCCTCTACTTCGCTAAATAAGGGCAATTTTAGAGAGATGGTAGATTGGGTAAAATCTCAGAATGAACAAGTGAGGGATGCTTTTGACCGTGGTggaaaaaattgcacaatgacTTGCGGTGACATTCAAAAGGAGCTTGCAACGTGTTGTGCACATGAAGTTACCAAGGTGATTATGGAAGAGCTTGGTGATAGACAATTCTCCGTGCTTATTGACGAGTCACGTGATATATCCGTCAAAGAGCAAATGGCGGTGATGTTGAG gtttttgaatgacaaagggaaTGTTGTGGAACGATTTATTGCTCTACATCATGTCACAGATACTTCATCTAAGTCATTAAAGGATGTTCTTTATGGTATTCTTGATAAGTACACATTATCTATTTCAAGGATACGAGGGCAAGGATATGATGGAGCTTCAAATATGAGAGGTGAATTTAAtggtttgcaaagaaaaattctaGATGAAAATCCTTATGCTTTCTATGTCCATTGTTATGCTCACCGTTTGCAATTGGTTGTTGTGTCTGTTACTAGTAGTTGCTCATCTATTCATGATTTCTTTGAGTACATCACCTTGATTGTGAATACAACAAGTGCATCTTGTAAGAGGAGGGATGCTTTGACAGAGGCACAAcacaaagatattttaaataaacttgaGAGTGGTGAGATATCTAGAGGAAGGGGCTTACACCAATCATCTAGTCTCACTAGACCCGGGGATACTAGATGGAGTTCACATCATACTACATTGCTTCGTTTGGATCAAATGTGGTCCTCCGTGTTAAAGGTGCTTAGTATGGTTGATGAAGATGGACGTGGACCATCTCAAGCAGCAGGTTTGATAGAGAAAATGGAGAGCTTTaaatttgcttttattttgagGTTAATGTTAAAGTTGTTTGGTATCACAAACGAGCTTTCAAATATATTGCAAAGAAAAGATCTTAATATTGTGAATGTCATGGAATTAGTTGATGTTGTCAAAGCTCGGTTGGGCACAATGAGAGAGAGTGgctggaataatttttttgccgATGTCCAAGGATTTTGTGTTGCTAAAAGTATTCTGGTACCAAATATGGATGACGAAATACCAGTTCGGGGTCGTTCAAGAGCAGAAGGGAGGACTATCACTAATCTTCATCATTACCGTGCAGAGATTTTTTATGTTGCTATTGATAAAATATGTGTGGAGATGGATCACCGCTTTAGTGAAGGAAGTAACATTATACTTGATTGCTTCTCATGTCTTGACCCCAAGAACTCTTTCTCCAAGTTTGATGTTGATAAGCTTGCTCGTCTTGCTGATATTTATCATGCGGACTTTTCTGATGATGACCGAGGAACAATTAGGGATCAACTTGAAACTTATGTGCTTCAAGTGAGAAGAAATGTTTCTTTGTCCACTTGTGAAGATGTTCAAAGTTTGGCTATGAAGATGGTTCAAACTGAGAAACATGTGGTATTTCCATTGGTTTATAAACTTATTGAGCTAGCTTTGATATTGTCGGTGTCGACAGCATCCGTTGAAAGAGCTTTTTCAGCAATGAAGATTATCAAGTCTAAATTGCGCAATAAGATCAACGATGTGTGGTTCAATGACTTGATGGTATGTTACACCGAGCGGGAGATATTCAAGTCActtgatgatattgatattattCGAACATTTACCGCAAAGAAGTCTCGGAAAGGACACTTGCCtcgtaattttatttaa
- the LOC114416908 gene encoding receptor-like protein kinase THESEUS 1 isoform X3, translating into MKTGNSVVASSNSSSAPLPIYQSARVFTEKASYRFEIQQEGRHWVRLYFSPIPNSAHNLTSASLTVVTDDFVLLSNFTFRKFNGSYMFKEYAINVTSDTLVVTFIPSNGSVAFVNAIEVVSMPNELFVDQALAVNPPAPFSGLSELALETVYRLNMGGPLITAQNDTLGRTWVNDRKYLHVNSSVLNVSVNPSSIKYPVAVTPETAPNWVYATAEAMGDANVNDPNFNITWVFNVDPNFSYFIRVHFCDIMSKSLNTLVFNVFVNSDTAVQSLDISSITNDLAVPYYRDFVANASADLCTLTVSVGPDTVADFPNATMNGLEIMKISNALKSLDGLYSVDNLLPSSHSKKNMVGVIVGSAVGALAVVAMVGLCYCCFVRCKSESSPQQGHSWLPLPLYGNSLTMTKNSTISQKSGTASCISLASSNLGRFFSFQEILDATNKFDEKLLLGVGGFGRVYKGTLEDGTNVAVKRGNPRSEQGLAEFRTEIEMLSKLRHRHLVSLIGYCDERSEMILVYEYMANGPLRSHLYGTDLPPLSWKQRLEICIGAARGLHYLHTGAAQSIIHRDVKTTNILLDENFVAKVADFGLSKTGPSLDQTHVSTAVKGSFGYLDPEYFRRQQLTEKSDVYSFGVVLMEVLCTRPALNPVLPREQVNIAEWAMTWQKKGMLDQIMDQNLVGKVNPASLKKFGETAEKCLAEHGVDRPSMGDVLWNLEYALQLQETSSALMEPEDNSTNHITGIQLTPLDHFDNSVSMIDGGNSCTDDDTEDVATSAVFSQLVNPRGR; encoded by the coding sequence ATGAAAACTGGGAATTCTGTTGTTGCAAGTTCCAATTCTAGCAGTGCCCCTCTTCCTATTTACCAATCGGCTCGGGTTTTCACCGAGAAAGCTTCTTATAGGTTTGAAATTCAGCAAGAGGGTAGACACTGGGTTAGGCTATACTTTTCCCCTATTCCAAACTCTGCCCACAACTTGACTTCAGCTTCTTTAACAGTGGTTACTGATGATTTTGTACTCTTGAGCAACTTCACCTTTAGGAAATTCAATGGTTCTTATATGTTCAAGGAGTATGCAATCAATGTTACCTCTGATACATTGGTTGTCACCTTCATTCCTTCGAATGGTTCAGTGGCCTTTGTCAATGCAATTGAAGTCGTGTCAATGCCGAATGAGTTGTTTGTTGATCAGGCACTGGCTGTTAACCCACCAGCACCGTTCAGTGGACTTTCTGAACTTGCCTTGGAAACTGTTTATCGTTTGAACATGGGGGGTCCTTTGATTACTGCCCAAAATGACACTCTGGGTAGGACTTGGGTGAATGATAGGAAATACCTTCATGTGAACAGCTCGGTCCTTAATGTTTCGGTGAATCCTTCGAGCATTAAGTATCCGGTGGCTGTTACACCCGAGACAGCCCCTAATTGGGTCTATGCCACTGCTGAAGCAATGGGGGATGCTAATGTAAATGATCCAAATTTCAACATTACCTGGGTCTTCAATGTGGATCCAAACTTCTCCTATTTCATCCGGGTGCACTTCTGTGATATTATGAGCAAGTCACTCAACACTTTAGTGTTCAATGTGTTCGTAAATTCTGACACCGCTGTTCAAAGCCTTGACATCTCATCCATAACTAATGACTTGGCTGTGCCGTACTACAGGGACTTTGTTGCCAATGCCTCGGCAGACTTGTGCACTTTGACTGTGAGTGTTGGTCCAGATACTGTAGCAGACTTCCCAAATGCAACTATGAATGGATTGGAGATAATGAAGATCAGCAATGCATTGAAGAGCTTGGATGGGCTTTATTCAGTTGACAATCTTCTTCCAAGTTCACATTCTAAGAAAAACATGGTAGGGGTAATAGTTGGTTCTGCTGTTGGAGCTCTAGCTGTTGTAGCAATGGTTGGTTTGTGTTATTGCTGTTTCGTGAGATGCAAATCCGAGTCATCCCCTCAACAGGGCCATTCATGGCTGCCTTTACCCCTTTATGGAAACTCTCTCACCATGAcaaaaaattcaacaatttcACAGAAGAGTGGAACTGCAAGCTGCATTTCTTTAGCTTCATCAAATCTTGGACGATTCTTCAGTTTCCAAGAAATCCTAGATGCTACCAACAAATTTGATGAGAAGCTACTTCTTGGTGTCGGTGGTTTTGGAAGGGTTTACAAGGGAACACTTGAAGATGGGACCAATGTGGCTGTTAAAAGGGGTAACCCGAGATCCGAGCAAGGGCTTGCTGAATTCCGGACAGAAATTGAAATGTTATCTAAGCTTCGCCACCGTCATCTTGTGTCCCTCATTGGTTATTGTGATGAGAGGTCAGAAATGATTCTTGTGTATGAATACATGGCTAATGGACCCCTCCGGAGTCATTTGTATGGTACAGACCTGCCGCCTCTGTCATGGAAGCAGCGGCTTGAGATTTGCATTGGAGCAGCAAGAGGCCTTCATTATCTCCACACTGGTGCAGCTCAAAGCATTATTCATCGAGATGTAAAGACAACAAATATCCTGTTAGATGAGAACTTTGTTGCTAAAGTTGCTGATTTTGGCCTCTCCAAGACTGGTCCTTCTCTTGATCAAACCCATGTGAGCACTGCTGTTAAGGGTAGTTTTGGTTATCTTGATCCTGAATACTTCAGAAGGCAACAGCTTACTGAGAAATCAGATGTGTATTCATTTGGGGTGGTGTTAATGGAAGTGTTATGCACAAGACCAGCCTTGAACCCTGTCCTTCCAAGGGAGCAGGTTAACATAGCTGAGTGGGCAATGACCTGGCAGAAAAAGGGTATGCTTGATCAAATCATGGATCAAAATCTTGTTGGCAAGGTGAATCCTGCTTCCCTTAAGAAGTTTGGGGAGACAGCCGAGAAGTGCTTGGCTGAGCATGGCGTGGACCGGCCGTCAATGGGAGATGTTTTGTGGAATCTTGAATATGCATTGCAGCTTCAGGAGACCTCTTCGGCCCTTATGGAGCCTGAAGATAACAGCACAAACCACATCACTGGAATTCAGTTGACACCCCTTGACCATTTTGATAACAGTGTGAGTATGATTGATGGGGGCAACTCTTGCACTGATGATGATACGGAAGATGTTGCCACAAGTGCAGTGTTCTCACAATTGGTAAATCCTCGCGGAAGATAA
- the LOC114416908 gene encoding receptor-like protein kinase THESEUS 1 isoform X1 translates to MVKVELIKLVPYVGVVVFLGLFNVSFALYTPPDSYLIACGSSQNVTFQGRTFVPDSQHSSLVMKTGNSVVASSNSSSAPLPIYQSARVFTEKASYRFEIQQEGRHWVRLYFSPIPNSAHNLTSASLTVVTDDFVLLSNFTFRKFNGSYMFKEYAINVTSDTLVVTFIPSNGSVAFVNAIEVVSMPNELFVDQALAVNPPAPFSGLSELALETVYRLNMGGPLITAQNDTLGRTWVNDRKYLHVNSSVLNVSVNPSSIKYPVAVTPETAPNWVYATAEAMGDANVNDPNFNITWVFNVDPNFSYFIRVHFCDIMSKSLNTLVFNVFVNSDTAVQSLDISSITNDLAVPYYRDFVANASADLCTLTVSVGPDTVADFPNATMNGLEIMKISNALKSLDGLYSVDNLLPSSHSKKNMVGVIVGSAVGALAVVAMVGLCYCCFVRCKSESSPQQGHSWLPLPLYGNSLTMTKNSTISQKSGTASCISLASSNLGRFFSFQEILDATNKFDEKLLLGVGGFGRVYKGTLEDGTNVAVKRGNPRSEQGLAEFRTEIEMLSKLRHRHLVSLIGYCDERSEMILVYEYMANGPLRSHLYGTDLPPLSWKQRLEICIGAARGLHYLHTGAAQSIIHRDVKTTNILLDENFVAKVADFGLSKTGPSLDQTHVSTAVKGSFGYLDPEYFRRQQLTEKSDVYSFGVVLMEVLCTRPALNPVLPREQVNIAEWAMTWQKKGMLDQIMDQNLVGKVNPASLKKFGETAEKCLAEHGVDRPSMGDVLWNLEYALQLQETSSALMEPEDNSTNHITGIQLTPLDHFDNSVSMIDGGNSCTDDDTEDVATSAVFSQLVNPRGR, encoded by the coding sequence ATGGTGAAGGTGGAGCTCATAAAATTGGTTCCCTATGTTGGGGTTGTTGTTTTTCTAGGTTTGTTTAATGTGTCATTTGCCTTGTACACTCCTCCTGATAGTTATCTAATTGCTTGTGGTTCTTCTCAAAATGTCACCTTTCAAGGTCGCACTTTTGTTCCTGATTCACAGCATTCTTCACTTGTGATGAAAACTGGGAATTCTGTTGTTGCAAGTTCCAATTCTAGCAGTGCCCCTCTTCCTATTTACCAATCGGCTCGGGTTTTCACCGAGAAAGCTTCTTATAGGTTTGAAATTCAGCAAGAGGGTAGACACTGGGTTAGGCTATACTTTTCCCCTATTCCAAACTCTGCCCACAACTTGACTTCAGCTTCTTTAACAGTGGTTACTGATGATTTTGTACTCTTGAGCAACTTCACCTTTAGGAAATTCAATGGTTCTTATATGTTCAAGGAGTATGCAATCAATGTTACCTCTGATACATTGGTTGTCACCTTCATTCCTTCGAATGGTTCAGTGGCCTTTGTCAATGCAATTGAAGTCGTGTCAATGCCGAATGAGTTGTTTGTTGATCAGGCACTGGCTGTTAACCCACCAGCACCGTTCAGTGGACTTTCTGAACTTGCCTTGGAAACTGTTTATCGTTTGAACATGGGGGGTCCTTTGATTACTGCCCAAAATGACACTCTGGGTAGGACTTGGGTGAATGATAGGAAATACCTTCATGTGAACAGCTCGGTCCTTAATGTTTCGGTGAATCCTTCGAGCATTAAGTATCCGGTGGCTGTTACACCCGAGACAGCCCCTAATTGGGTCTATGCCACTGCTGAAGCAATGGGGGATGCTAATGTAAATGATCCAAATTTCAACATTACCTGGGTCTTCAATGTGGATCCAAACTTCTCCTATTTCATCCGGGTGCACTTCTGTGATATTATGAGCAAGTCACTCAACACTTTAGTGTTCAATGTGTTCGTAAATTCTGACACCGCTGTTCAAAGCCTTGACATCTCATCCATAACTAATGACTTGGCTGTGCCGTACTACAGGGACTTTGTTGCCAATGCCTCGGCAGACTTGTGCACTTTGACTGTGAGTGTTGGTCCAGATACTGTAGCAGACTTCCCAAATGCAACTATGAATGGATTGGAGATAATGAAGATCAGCAATGCATTGAAGAGCTTGGATGGGCTTTATTCAGTTGACAATCTTCTTCCAAGTTCACATTCTAAGAAAAACATGGTAGGGGTAATAGTTGGTTCTGCTGTTGGAGCTCTAGCTGTTGTAGCAATGGTTGGTTTGTGTTATTGCTGTTTCGTGAGATGCAAATCCGAGTCATCCCCTCAACAGGGCCATTCATGGCTGCCTTTACCCCTTTATGGAAACTCTCTCACCATGAcaaaaaattcaacaatttcACAGAAGAGTGGAACTGCAAGCTGCATTTCTTTAGCTTCATCAAATCTTGGACGATTCTTCAGTTTCCAAGAAATCCTAGATGCTACCAACAAATTTGATGAGAAGCTACTTCTTGGTGTCGGTGGTTTTGGAAGGGTTTACAAGGGAACACTTGAAGATGGGACCAATGTGGCTGTTAAAAGGGGTAACCCGAGATCCGAGCAAGGGCTTGCTGAATTCCGGACAGAAATTGAAATGTTATCTAAGCTTCGCCACCGTCATCTTGTGTCCCTCATTGGTTATTGTGATGAGAGGTCAGAAATGATTCTTGTGTATGAATACATGGCTAATGGACCCCTCCGGAGTCATTTGTATGGTACAGACCTGCCGCCTCTGTCATGGAAGCAGCGGCTTGAGATTTGCATTGGAGCAGCAAGAGGCCTTCATTATCTCCACACTGGTGCAGCTCAAAGCATTATTCATCGAGATGTAAAGACAACAAATATCCTGTTAGATGAGAACTTTGTTGCTAAAGTTGCTGATTTTGGCCTCTCCAAGACTGGTCCTTCTCTTGATCAAACCCATGTGAGCACTGCTGTTAAGGGTAGTTTTGGTTATCTTGATCCTGAATACTTCAGAAGGCAACAGCTTACTGAGAAATCAGATGTGTATTCATTTGGGGTGGTGTTAATGGAAGTGTTATGCACAAGACCAGCCTTGAACCCTGTCCTTCCAAGGGAGCAGGTTAACATAGCTGAGTGGGCAATGACCTGGCAGAAAAAGGGTATGCTTGATCAAATCATGGATCAAAATCTTGTTGGCAAGGTGAATCCTGCTTCCCTTAAGAAGTTTGGGGAGACAGCCGAGAAGTGCTTGGCTGAGCATGGCGTGGACCGGCCGTCAATGGGAGATGTTTTGTGGAATCTTGAATATGCATTGCAGCTTCAGGAGACCTCTTCGGCCCTTATGGAGCCTGAAGATAACAGCACAAACCACATCACTGGAATTCAGTTGACACCCCTTGACCATTTTGATAACAGTGTGAGTATGATTGATGGGGGCAACTCTTGCACTGATGATGATACGGAAGATGTTGCCACAAGTGCAGTGTTCTCACAATTGGTAAATCCTCGCGGAAGATAA